The proteins below are encoded in one region of Accipiter gentilis chromosome 12, bAccGen1.1, whole genome shotgun sequence:
- the ATOH1 gene encoding transcription factor ATOH1: MSLPRAAWAEGARELAAPEPPRGPESGGCGFGPGWLGVCCAARLPAASPRYLLPGEEEEEAAAAAAAAEGSAARGGGSSPGGARGAAAAGGGRPRGGGGGGPGLRAQVSGVQKQRRLAANARERRRMHGLNHAFDQLRNVIPSFNNDKKLSKYETLQMAQIYISALAELLHSPAAPPDAPGKAEHRGAPFEPPCAAGAGAAAGPPPGPPAPQPGPPRASPPGHGRTRFPPPPPAAGGYSVQLDPLHFPAFAEGALMGQRAPSPALLMPQPGQPPQERSKTSPRSHRSDGEFSPRSHYSDSDEAS, from the coding sequence ATGAGCCTGCCGCGGGCCGCGTGGGCCGAGGGCGCGCGGGAGCTGGCGGCGCCCGAGCCGCCGCGGGGGCCGGAGTCGGGCGGCTGCGGCTTCGGGCCGGGTTGGCTGGGCGTGTGCTGCGCGGCGCGGCTGCCCGCCGCCTCGCCCCGCTACCTGCTgcccggcgaggaggaggaggaggcggcggcggcggcggcggcggccgaggggagcgcggcgcggggcggcgggagcagccccggcggggcgcggggcgcggcggcggcgggcggcgggcggccgcggggcggcggcggcggcgggcccggcctgCGGGCGCAGGTGAGCGGCGTGCAGAAGCAGCGGCGGCTGGCGGCCAACGCGCGGGAGCGGCGGCGTATGCACGGGCTGAACCACGCCTTCGACCAGCTGCGCAACGTCATCCCCTCCTTCAACAACGACAAGAAGCTCTCCAAGTACGAGACGCTGCAGATGGCGCAGATCTACATCAGCGCCCTGGCCGAGCTGCTGcacagccccgccgccccccccgacGCCCCCGGCAAGGCCGAGCACCGCGGGGCTCCCTTCGAGCCGCCCTGcgccgccggggctggggccgcggccgggccgccgccggggccgccggcgcCGCAGCCGGGGCCGCCGAGAGCCTCGCCCCCCGGGCACGGCAGGACTCgcttccccccgccgccgccggccgcggggggCTACTCGGTGCAGCTCGACCCGCTGCACTTCCCCGCCTTTGCGGAGGGCGCCCTGATGGGACAGAGAGCCCCTTCCCCCGCCCTCCTCATGCCGCAGCCCGGGCAGCCGCCGCAGGAGAGGAGCAAAACGTCGCCCCGGTCCCACAGGAGCGACGGGGAGTTCTCGCCCCGCTCCCACTACAGCGACTCCGACGAGGCCAGCTAG